The nucleotide sequence CCACGTTACTGCAAAACTAAGATGATCATGATAAATCATggcatattttataaaaaaaaagcgaaagaagaaaacaatgtACACTCATTCGTATGCGCACACTAACCAATGCATCATAAGATTCatataaaacatacaaaaataatactactaataaaactaaaaaagatGAGACAAATATTCTAGCAAATAtaagaaaaagcaaaaaaaaaaagacatgaaaTAGCGTGGCAcctactcttcttcttctacttctacCTTTAGTAACTCTCTTGTCTTCATACAACCTTTTACActcctttctcctcttctcttcatcaTTTCTCTTCTTTACACCTCTCTCCAATGGTAGAAActgcaaaacactaaacctaatctctctctctctctcgtgaaTGGCGGCGCGAAAACTTGGGTCGTTGTTACGTCAgcatttcttctctctcttctttctctttgtcGGCTGTTTCTTCTTCCCCAAAGGAAGTGACTGTAAAcataaaaagaggaagaagaagaagcttagaACGGTTTCTTCCGGTTCAGGTTCCGGTTTATCATCTTCTTGGTTGTCTCTAAAACGGTTTTTATCATCCACGACGAGGATATCTAAACCCCGCAGCCAAACGCATCCTAACGGTCAGTTAACGACTCTTACTTCCGCTAGATCGTCTCACAACTCTCTCGTCACTCTCGTTCAACCCGACCCGGAAACCCGTGTCGAAAACGGGTTATCGGACGAGTCCGAGGAGATCTTCTCTTGCACGACGTGCGGAGAGATCTTCCCCAAAACCAACCTCCTCGAGCATCACATCGCCGTCAAACACGCCGTGACGGAGCTAACCGACGGCGAATCGAGCACGAACATCgtcaaaatcatattcaaatcGGGCTGGCCCGATTTGAACAACAAAGCCCCATCGATCCATCGGATCCTGAAGATCCACAACAGCCCCAAGATCCTCGCGAGATTCGAGGAGTATCGAGAGTTCGTCAAGGCCAAAGCCACTCGTACCAGCAGcagcggcggaggaggaggaggaggaagacggtGGGACGACGAACGGTGCGTCGCCGACGGGAACGAGCTGCTGAGATTCTACTGCTCGACGTTCATGTGTGACCTAGGGCAAAACGGTAATTCAAATCTCTGCGGCCATCAGTACTGCAGCGTCTGCGGGATCATCGGAGCCGGATTCTCGCCGAAGCTCGACGGGATCGCGACGCTCGCGACGGGGTGGAGGGGACACGCGGCGGTTTCGGAGGAGGTGGAGGAAGAGTTCGGGTTTATGAACGTGAAACGGGCCATGCTGGTTTGCCGGGTCGTCGCGGGCCGGGTCGGGTGTGATTTGATTGCTGATGATGACGTGGACAAGAGTGATGGAGGGTATGATTCTCTAGTTGGGGAAGGGAGTGGGAGTAAGAGTGGGGCCCTGTTGAGGATCGACGATGAGGAGCTTCTGGTGTTTAATCCAAGGGCTGTGCTTCCTTGTTTTGTGATAGTGTATACTGTGTAAGCGTGTGAATGTGATCATGTCTGTGTTATAGACTTGTAGTATAATGTTACAACTCGCGAGATTTTTGTGAGGTTTGGTTTAGATGTAATAGTGAAGTGTGAACGCGTAAGATGATTAAACAAATCTTTGTGGTGTCTTTCAATATGATCCAAGCATTTTTTGAGAGGTTGTGTGACTAGTTGATCTTTCTTGTTTTCTGTGATTAAGGGAAGAAAATGGTAGACAACTGTGAATGGAAGTttaataatgtaattatgttaaCACTTTAAGATGATACTTACTGCTTTAGTTAGAAAGTTGATGTTGAAAGAAATGTCTCTTGCATTTGTTGGAAGCAATGAAAGAGTAGCTGTGAAAATAATTGAAAGAgtgaaaaaaaacagaagatttCCTTTTGTTCTTTgtgatttaatattttagaatCAAAGTTGTTGGTTTGGCCAGCTTATTACATTCCATGAGATGCAAACTGATGGAGACCGCATATCACAACAAAATCAACATGTAAAATCATCCTTTGATCGATGTgactcataattttttttttatattagaaaATTGGTCACAACTCTCAACGTTGCGCCACAGTTAGAGACTGGGCATAATAACTTGTTATTTGGGCATAATTAACCCAGACTTTTAGTCAGAATTCTTAAtttatgatttgacatttttttgttttttttttacatttttcagctaagaaacaacttttatatctcttatttaatagacagtttttaactttttttaattaaaatctaagaaaaactaaaaaccgtTTCTTAAGTGAAGATAAGAATCCTAATTCAGAGACTGAGGTTAATGATGGTCTTAGGCTTGTAGTCACTACTTCCTTCGCACCCAGCTTGAAAAAACATGCTATGGTTAAGTTTCACGCATCGTAATTATGGTCACTGAATTAAAGGAACGTGAGATTTGATATTGGTAACACCTAAAAGCATGATTAGTTTAATCTTATTTTGATGTTAAGGACAAAAGTTAGGGACAATCCAAAATAATAGGATTATTGGTAGGACTTTTTGGAGTATCTTAGCAAAGTAATAAGATTATTATAATTAGTAATGacatataaaagataaatttagaataaaacatataatacaaaACGACTGATTACATGAGAAActtaaaaaagtgaaaaaaaaaaattcgaaaaaagaaaaaaaaaacattttattgaaTTCATAGAAACTTAAACATTGTAGTTATTTGGGAGATGTCCAAATTTAGTCCATATattttcaaccaaatcatcttttAATTGTTGATGGCCTTGTCTATCCCGAACTCCTGCTCGACGACCCATTGTATTACCGAGATTTGTAGTCCTCCTAACTTGCGTTAAGCTGAGTGTATGAATCTCGTTCatcttcgacaatcatattatggagtatgatacatgctcttataatatttcctattttctttttatcccATAAATTAGATGGATTTCTAACAACGGCGAATCTAGCTTGCAGGACTCCGAAGGCACGCTCAACATCTTTTCGGACGGCTTCTTGGTTTTTAGCAAATAAACAATTCTTTGGACCTTGTGGGAGtcggatagattgaataaaagttgcccatttcggataaataccatcggcaagatagtaagccaaatggtaCTCACTGCCGTTAACATAGAAATTGACTTCCGGAGCATTTCCGTTAataatttcatcaaaaacaggtgatcgatcaagaatattaagatcgttcatagtacctggagctccaaaaaacgcatgccatatccaaagatcagatgaagctaccgcctccaatacaattgttggttttccggttcctcgtgaatacattcctttccaCGCGGTAGGGtagtttttccactcccaatgcatacagtcgatgctccCAATCATTCCCGGAAATCCCCGTTGTTCGCCAATTTGGAGTAGTCTTTGCAGATCTTCCGGTGTGGGACGTCTTAAGTATTCGTCGGCAAACAAGTGGATTATTCCAGCGGTAAAATGGTGCAAACATTTTCTAGCTGTTGTTTCACCAAGTCGTACATATTCGTCAACTGTATCAGATCCACCACCATATGCCAGTTGACGAATTGCTGCAGTACATTTTTGGAGTGGTGATAGACTAGACCGTCCTGCTGCATCTTGTGTCGGTTGAAAATACGGTACTTCTGTGGAGAGACGATGCACAATACGCATGAACAATGATTTGTTCATTCGAAATCGTCGTCGGAATAAATGGTGAGGGTATGTTGGAGTGTTgctaaaataatcattccaaagCTTCTCGTGGTCTTCTTCCCGGTTTCTCTCGATAAAAGTACGTTTTTTTCGCTCTTTTGGTTCTGGAAAAAAATCATTGTTTTCGAGAAAATCATCGAAGACGTTACTAAAATCATCGTTATCGTCGTCTTTGTGGTAATGATAATAGGATGAAGAAGccattaaaatgttttaaaaaagtgAAAACGTTTTAAAATTGAGCGTTGGAGGGGTGATTTGAATATATGTTATGAGGAAAGTTGATAATGTATTTAtagaacataaaaataaaatcttgtGATACATGAACTATACAACTTGTGATACTAAAAAACAACACATGTGACTTTTGAGTACTTCTTGTATTGTAGATGGTACATCTTGTGATACAAAAATCTTGTGATACTACACACGAGAGCTTGTAAGACTACACACTGGagcattgattttttttaaaagaaattggGGTCTTGTATTATAGCCTTTGATATTTTGGCTCTTGAAAGGACTACACACGAGTTCgttgctttatttttttaagaaagctCGTGATACTACAGACGAGAGCTTGTGGTACTACAGTCGAGAGTTCAATAGAGTacaacaaagtaaaaaaaaatttaagagcaACAAAGTATTCAATATAAAACATAAGTAGTGCAATACAATTTTAAGAGTTACACATTACAAATTAGCCATGAAACAAATTGAAGAGTTACATGAGGAAGAGTTCATAGAGTACAACAAAGTAAAAATAGCCGAGAAAGAGTTCAAAGATATCACAACTAAAACCATAACTCATTGGCTTTACTTAAACATGAAGAGCATACCTATTAAAACTAATACCAAAACCATTCCAGCAACAAAGTATTCAAAGCCATACGTGAACCTTGTTTTCTCCTTCGCTAACTCGCTAACTATCTTCTCTAGCCTAACCACTTTCCGCTCAGTCTCATAGTCAGTCAACATGGTTAGAGTTTCTACCTTTTCAGCCAATTGAAGTGTGTGTCTATCCCTTgctctcatctcctccataACTGCCTCATCCCACCACTTCCATATATGACACTCACCATCATCGACATTAACACAAGTGTAGTATCTTCTCCCCAGATAATTCCTACTGTTAGATGTGGCTATAACAGGTTGACTACCACAGTAACAGGTCTGCGGAAATCCGAACTCAACTTCGAGTTGAGGAGGGTACTGAGCCGGGGCACCATAGTTGCGGCTTATCTCTTCTTGGTCTCGACGTATAAGATCATCTGTCTCGCTGTAGGGACAGTCAGCTGTCTCCCCACCATACTCCTCTGATTC is from Brassica napus cultivar Da-Ae chromosome A4, Da-Ae, whole genome shotgun sequence and encodes:
- the LOC106446931 gene encoding uncharacterized protein LOC106446931 isoform X1; this translates as MAARKLGSLLRQHFFSLFFLFVGCFFFPKGSDCKHKKRKKKKLRTVSSGSGSGLSSSWLSLKRFLSSTTRISKPRSQTHPNGQLTTLTSARSSHNSLVTLVQPDPETRVENGLSDESEEIFSCTTCGEIFPKTNLLEHHIAVKHAVTELTDGESSTNIVKIIFKSGWPDLNNKAPSIHRILKIHNSPKILARFEEYREFVKAKATRTSSSGGGGGGGRRWDDERCVADGNELLRFYCSTFMCDLGQNGNSNLCGHQYCSVCGIIGAGFSPKLDGIATLATGWRGHAAVSEEVEEEFGFMNVKRAMLVCRVVAGRVGCDLIADDDVDKSDGGYDSLVGEGSGSKSGALLRIDDEELLVFNPRAVLPCFVIVYTV
- the LOC106446931 gene encoding uncharacterized protein LOC106446931 isoform X2, whose product is MAARKLGSLLRQHFFSLFFLFVGCFFFPKGSDCKHKKRKKKKLRTVSSGSGSGLSSSWLSLKRFLSSTTRISKPRSQTHPNGQLTTLTSARSSHNSLVTLVQPDPETRVENGLSDESEEIFSCTTCGEIFPKTNLLEHHIAVKHAVTELTDGESSTNIVKIIFKSGWPDLNNKAPSIHRILKIHNSPKILARFEEYREFVKAKATRTSSSGGGGGGGRRWDDERCVADGNELLRFYCSTFMCDLGQNGNSNLCGHQYCSVCGIIGAGFSPKLDGIATLATGWRGHAAVSEEVEEEFGFMNVKRAMLVCRVVAGRVGCDLIADDDVDKSDGGYDSLVGEGSGSKSGALLRIDDEELLVFNPRAVLPCFVIVYTV